A window of Aquibium oceanicum genomic DNA:
CGAAGCCCCACATGGCCGTCATCGGCCGCGTGCCGGGCACAGAGCATTACCGGAACGTGCTTCGCCACGAGGTCGCAACGGTGCCGGGCGTGATTTCGCTGCGCGTCGACGAAAGCCTCTATTTCGCCAATGCGCGCTATCTGGAAGACTATCTCTACGACCTCGTCGCGTCGCGCGCGGAAGTCCGCGACGTCGTGCTCGCCTGCCCCGCGGTGAACCTGATCGACATGAGCGCACTGGAGTCGCTCGAGGCCATCAACCATCGCCTGAAGGACATGGGCGTGCGGCTTCACCTGTCGGAGGTGAAGGGTCCTGTGATGGACGCGCTGAAACGCACGGATTTCCTGTCCCACCTCTCGGGGAAGGTTTTCCTGTCGCACCACATGGCGATGTGCGAACTCGCCGGCGACCCCGGCTGCTCAGGGGCCAACGCGGCTCAGTAGAGCCATCGCAGCAGGAACAGCGAGATCGGCGGGAAGATGACCAGGATTGCCGTGCGCACGAGGTCGGTGATGACGAACGGCGTGACCCCGCGATAGGTCGCGGAGATCGGCGTATCCTTCGCCATCGAATTGATGACGAACAGGTTCATGCCGACCGGCGGCGTGATCAGCCCGACCTCCACCACGATCAGGACGATGATGCCGAACCAGATCGCGAACTCCTCCGGATTGAGCCCGTAGTCGAGTGCGCTGACGATCGGGAAGAAGATCGGGATGGTCAGCAGGATCATGGAAAGCGAGTCCATCACGCAGCCGAGCAGCAGGTAGAGGATGAGGATCACCGTGAGCACGATCCACGGGTTGAAGCCCGATTCCACGATCATCGCGGCGATCTCCTGCGGCACCTGCGACAGGGCCAGGAAGCCGTTGTAGATCGACGCGCCGAACACGATGAAGAAGATCATCGCGGTCGCGACCGCCGTCGCCAGCACCGAATCGATGAAGGTCCGCCAGGTGAGACCGCCGTTCACGAGCGCGATGATGCCGGTGCCGGCCGCGCCGATGGCCGCTCCCTCGGTCGGCGTGAACCAGCCGAAATAGATGCCGCCCACGACCAGGAAGAAGACCATCAGCACCGGCCATACGTCGAACAGCGCCTTGAAACGCTCGAGATACGGCGCGCGCGGGCTGCTACCGGCGGAGGCTGGATAGAGGCGGACATAGATCGAGATCGCGATCATGTAACCGATCGCCGCCAAGACGCCCGGCACGAAGGCCGACAGGAACAGCTTGGCGATGTTCTGTTCGGCGAGGATCGCATAGATCACCAGCACGACGGACGGCGGAATGAGGATGCCGAGCGTGCCGCCGGCCGCCAGCGTGCCGGTCGCCAGTGCACCCGAATAGCCGTAACGCCGCAGTTCCGGCAGTGCGACTTGCGCCATCGTCGCCGCCGTCGCCAGCGAGGAGCCGCAAATGGCGCCGAAACCGGCGCAGGCGCCGATCGCCGCCATGGCAACGCCGCCCTTGCGGTGGCCGAGCCAGGTGTTGGCGGCGCGGAAGAGCGACTGCGACATGCCGCCCAGTCCCGCGAACTGCCCCATCAACAGGAACAGCGGGATGATGGAGAGCGAATGGCTGGAGAAGGTCGAGTAGGTCTCCGCCTTCAGCTTCGCCAGGATCGGGTTCCAGGTGCCGAGCACCAGCCATGTTCCCACCATGCCGCACAGGAGCATGGCAAGGCCGATCGGCAACCGCAGGAAGATGAGGATCAGCAGGATCGGGAACGAGGCGATGCCGATTTCGAGACTGGTCAATGCATGCCCCCCTGTGTCGGCGCGAAGAAGGACCGGCCGGTGCGGACCTCCTGCAGGCGTATCAAGGTCATGTAGAGGGAGACGACCACCACCACCGCCGCGCCGACCATTGCGGCCGCGAACCCCCACCAGACCGGATACTGCAGGATGAAGGTGGTCTCGCCGTAGCGGATCTTGTCCATCATGCCGACCCATAGCCTCCAGGCGATGACGATGAAGACGATCGACATCAGCGTCTCGGAGACCAGGTCGATCCAGCGGTTGGCGCCGTCCGGCAGATAGCTGGTGAAGAGGTCCACCGTCGCGTGGCCGCGGTTGAGCTGGCACCAGGGCAGGAAGGCGAACACGGCGAAACCGGTGCCTGCCTCGACGAGTTCGAAGTCACCCGGGATCGGCCCCAGCCCGGCCCAGATCATCGAGCGGCCCGTGATACTGACGACGGTCATGACAGTGATCATCACGAGCACGATGCCGCCGAGGATCGCCATGAGACGCGCCAAGTTGCTGACGAACCCGTGCAAGTTCATGCGAGGCCTCCCCACCCTTCTTCTTGGTCGCGCACGCTAGCTTCTGACCGTTCGCCGGACAAGCGCATTCGCGGCATTTTTGCTATGAACGATAACAATTTTCCGCATGGACCGACTCTGGATGCCACGGGAAAGTTTGTCATGCAACGACAGGCCCTGCCAACAGGCCGTGGCCCGCATCTTCCCGGCTCCTGTGCGGCCGGGTCATGGTTCGGGGCAGGCATTGCTGCCTGCCCCGGTGACCGGAAGCCGTCGCTGCGACTTACTGGTTGGTGTACTTGTCGATGAGCGCGCGCGCCTCGTCGATCAGCGCCTGACCATCGATGCCCTTGGCTTCCATCTCCTTGACCCAGTTGGCGTAGACCGGCTGGGCGGCTTCGCGCCAGCGGGCGACTTCCGCCTCGTCGAGGGTGATGATGTTGTTGCCGTGATCGACGGCAAGCTGGCGGGCCGGTCCGTCGGCGCTTGCCTGGGTGCTACCGGCGAAGGCGGAGAATTCCTGGCCGGAATTGTCGTCGATGACTTTCTTCAGGTCGTCCGGAAGACCCTCGTAGCGGTCCTTGTTCATAGCCAGCACGAAGGCCGTGGTATAGAGCGCGTGGTCACCGCCGAACTCGGTGTGGTTGTTGACGAGTTCCGGCACCTTGAGCGCGGTCGTGACTTCCCAAGGGATGACGGCGCCGTCGATCACGCCCTTCGAGAGTGCTTCCGTCACCGCCGGTACCGGCAGGCCGACAGCCGTGGCGCCGAGTTCGCCCAGAAGCCCGGTGATGATGCGGGTCGGCGCGCGCAGCTTCAGGCCGTTCATGTCCTCGAGTTTGGCGACCGGGGTCTTGGAGTGGATCATGCCCGGTCCGTGCACCCAGGTGCCGACGATGTGGACGTCCTGGAAATCGGTGTCCTTCATCTCCTTTTCGAAGAGGTCCCAGTAGGCGCGCGAAGTCGCGCCGGCATTGGTCATCATGAAGGGCAGCTCGAACACCTCGACGCGCGGAAAGCGGCCCGGCGTATAACCGACGACGGTCCAGACGACGTCGACGGTGCCGTCGATCGCCTGATCCATCAGCTGCGGCGGCGTGCCACCGAGCTGCATGGAGGGGTAGCGCTCGACCTTGATGCGGCCGTTGGAGTCCGCCTCGACGTCGTCGGCCCACTTGTCGAGCACCAGCTTCGGCACATTTGCCTGCGCCGGCAGGAATTGGTGCAGCCGCAGCGTCACCTCCTGAGCGACGCCCACGGCCGTGCTCGAAAGCCACGATGCGGCGGCGACGGCGCCGGCAAGCGCCAGCGACTTGATGGATAGGGTCTTCATTCTAGTCCTCCCATTGATCAGCGATCTCGACCGGAGCGAGTATCAGCGAAAACCGGCAAGCGGTCGAGCATATCCTGATGCAAATACGCGTAACAATGAAGCGGCAGGCGCGCTTTTTCTCGTAACATGAAGCCAAGGGACGACGGATCGGCCCGGCTGGGTGGATCAGACCGGCAGTCCGCCGTTTTCCTTCAGCGTCTCCAGCACGATAGCGGTCTTGACGTGCTGAACCGATTCGTGCGGCAGAAGCACGCCGTTGACGAACTCGGACAGCGACTTCAAGTCGGGCGTGACCACCTTCACCACGTAGTCCATTTCCCCGGTAAGGGCATGCGCCTCCTGCACCTCCGGCAGCCGCGAAAGCAGATCGGCAAAGCGGCGGGCATTGTCGCGGTTGTGCGTGGCGAGCGTGACCGAGATGATGTTGACCAGCGGAAAGCCCATCTTCTCCCGGTCGAGCACCGCCTTGTAGCCCCGGATGTAGCCTTCCTCCTCGAGCCGGAGGCGCCGCCGCGAACATTGCGAGGGCGAAAGGTTCACGCGTTC
This region includes:
- a CDS encoding TRAP transporter substrate-binding protein, producing MKTLSIKSLALAGAVAAASWLSSTAVGVAQEVTLRLHQFLPAQANVPKLVLDKWADDVEADSNGRIKVERYPSMQLGGTPPQLMDQAIDGTVDVVWTVVGYTPGRFPRVEVFELPFMMTNAGATSRAYWDLFEKEMKDTDFQDVHIVGTWVHGPGMIHSKTPVAKLEDMNGLKLRAPTRIITGLLGELGATAVGLPVPAVTEALSKGVIDGAVIPWEVTTALKVPELVNNHTEFGGDHALYTTAFVLAMNKDRYEGLPDDLKKVIDDNSGQEFSAFAGSTQASADGPARQLAVDHGNNIITLDEAEVARWREAAQPVYANWVKEMEAKGIDGQALIDEARALIDKYTNQ
- a CDS encoding TRAP transporter small permease → MNLHGFVSNLARLMAILGGIVLVMITVMTVVSITGRSMIWAGLGPIPGDFELVEAGTGFAVFAFLPWCQLNRGHATVDLFTSYLPDGANRWIDLVSETLMSIVFIVIAWRLWVGMMDKIRYGETTFILQYPVWWGFAAAMVGAAVVVVVSLYMTLIRLQEVRTGRSFFAPTQGGMH
- a CDS encoding Lrp/AsnC family transcriptional regulator is translated as MDQFDRKILSLLQDDARLTNNDLSERVNLSPSQCSRRRLRLEEEGYIRGYKAVLDREKMGFPLVNIISVTLATHNRDNARRFADLLSRLPEVQEAHALTGEMDYVVKVVTPDLKSLSEFVNGVLLPHESVQHVKTAIVLETLKENGGLPV
- a CDS encoding TRAP transporter large permease, with the translated sequence MTSLEIGIASFPILLILIFLRLPIGLAMLLCGMVGTWLVLGTWNPILAKLKAETYSTFSSHSLSIIPLFLLMGQFAGLGGMSQSLFRAANTWLGHRKGGVAMAAIGACAGFGAICGSSLATAATMAQVALPELRRYGYSGALATGTLAAGGTLGILIPPSVVLVIYAILAEQNIAKLFLSAFVPGVLAAIGYMIAISIYVRLYPASAGSSPRAPYLERFKALFDVWPVLMVFFLVVGGIYFGWFTPTEGAAIGAAGTGIIALVNGGLTWRTFIDSVLATAVATAMIFFIVFGASIYNGFLALSQVPQEIAAMIVESGFNPWIVLTVILILYLLLGCVMDSLSMILLTIPIFFPIVSALDYGLNPEEFAIWFGIIVLIVVEVGLITPPVGMNLFVINSMAKDTPISATYRGVTPFVITDLVRTAILVIFPPISLFLLRWLY